The Trachemys scripta elegans isolate TJP31775 chromosome 6, CAS_Tse_1.0, whole genome shotgun sequence genome includes a window with the following:
- the ERAP1 gene encoding endoplasmic reticulum aminopeptidase 1, translated as MAALFSTLPFADKSSFMMMMMMTIGVLNVAVSVNNDHNSKNRETADVVSGNGSKPFPWDKIRLPKHVIPVHYDLLLHPNLTTLTFTGFARIEITVNQQTSSVILHSKHLQITRATIQRRMGNSHTEKEVMVLEYPPFEQIALLAAFPLHVGQNYTVSIEYSANLSESFHGFYKSTYRTQEGEVRVLASTQFEPTAARMAFPCFDEPSFKARFSIKIRREPKHLALSNMPIVKSVNVANWLVEDHFDVSVKMSTYLVAFIVSDFKSVSKMTTSGIKISVYTVPDKINQADYALDAAVKLLDFYENYFSIPYPLPKQDLAAIPDFQSGAMENWGLTTYRESSLLYDPEKSSASAKLWITMIIAHELAHQWFGNLVTMEWWNDLWLNEGFAKFMEYVSVSITHPDLKVEDYFLGKCFDAMEVDALNSSHPVSTPVEDPAQIQEMFDDVSYEKGACILNMLRDYLNADMFKAGLVQYLRKYSYQNTKNEDLWNSLAHTCPVGDTQESQLQGDGFCTRNQQTSSSAHWTRREILDVTTMMNTWTLQKGFPLVTVTVKGKNVHLHQEHYMKGSDSSPSTGYLWHVPLTYITSKSDTVQRFLLTTKTDVLILPEEVEWIKFNVGMNGYYIVHYEDDGWDALISLLKENHTAISSNDRASLINNVFQLVSIGKLSISKALDLSLYLKHESQIMPVFQGMNELIPMYKLMEKRDMDDVENQLKGYIVNLFKDLIDKQSWNDEGSVSERMLRSSLLLFACARKYQPCVDKAEDYFMKWKESNGTLRLPNDVKTAVYAVGAQTIEGWDFLFSKYRLPWFNTERNQIEVALSISRNKDKLQWIMDQSLLGDVVKTQDLPHILVFVAKNPSGYHLAWKFLKENWNKLVQKFELGSPSIAHMVIGVTNQYSTREQLAEVKEFFNSLEEKSSQLRCVQQAVETIEENIRWMDINFEKIKIWLQNNM; from the exons ATGGCAGCTTTATTCTCTACTCTGCCATTTGCAGATAAATCCTctttcatgatgatgatgatgatgacgataGGTGTTTTAAATGTTGCAGTTTCTGTGAATAATGACCACAATAGCAAGAACAGGGAGACAGCTGATGTAGTGTCTGGCAATGGAAGCAAACCGTTTCCGTGGGATAAAATAAGGCTTCCCAAGCATGTCATCCCAGTGCATTATGATCTCCTCCTCCATCCTAATCTTACGACTCTAACTTTTACTGGATTTGCCAGAATAGAGATTACAGTAAACCAACAAACTAGTTCAGTCATCCTGCACAGCAAACACCTGCAAATTACCAGGGCTACCATCCAAAGGAGAATGGGAAATAGTCACACGGAAAAAGAAGTGATGGTTTTGGAATATCCACCATTTGAGCAGATTGCCCTCCTGGCAGCTTTTCCACTGCATGTTGGACAAAACTACACTGTTAGCATTGAATATTCTGCAAATCTGTCAGAGAGTTTCCACGGCTTTTATAAAAGCACCTATAGAACCCAGGAAGGAGAAGTGAG GGTACTTGCATCAACACAGTTTGAGCCAACAGCTGCTCGCATGGCTTTCCCATGTTTTGATGAACCATCTTTCAAAGCCAGATTTTCCATTAAGATTAGGAGAGAACCAAAGCACCTTGCACTATCTAATATGCCAATA GTGAAATCTGTGAATGTTGCTAATTGGCTAGTTGAAGACCATTTTGATGTTAGTGTAAAGATGAGCACTTATCTAGTGGCCTTTATTGTTTCGGATTTTAAATCAGTCAGCAAGATGACCACCAGTGGAATTAAG ATATCGGTATATACTGTACCAGACAAGATCAACCAAGCTGATTATGCCTTGGATGCAGCAGTGAAACTTTTAGACTTCTATGAGAATTACTTCAGCATTCCATATCCCTTACCCAAACAAG atctAGCTGCTATTCCTGATTTTCAGTCTGGAGCTATGGAAAACTGGGGACTGACCACATACAGGGAATCTTCTTTGCTATATGACCCTGAAAAGTCCTCGGCATCGGCTAAACTTTGGATTACTATGATAATAGCCCATGAGCTGGCTCATCAG tggtTTGGAAACCTAGTTACCATGGAATGGTGGAATGATCTTTGGCTAAATGAAGGATTTGCAAAGTTTATGGAGTATGTGTCAGTCAGTATTACTCATCCAGATCTGAAAGTT GAAGATTATTTTTTAGGCAAGTGTTTTGATGCCATGGAGGTGGATGCATTAAATTCCTCACATCCTGTGTCTACTCCTGTGGAAGATCCAGCTCAAATTCAAGAAATGTTCGATGATGTTTCCTATGAAAAG GGAGCTTGTATTCTAAATATGTTAAGGGATTACTTGAATGCAGATATGTTTAAAGCTGGTCTTGTACAATATCTGCGGAAGTACAGCTATCAGAATACAAAAAATGAAGATCTATGGAACAGTCTGGCACAT aCTTGTCCTGTGGGTGACACCCAGGAAAGCCAACTACAAGGTGATGGCTTTTGCACCAGAAACCAACAAACATCTTCAAGTGCA CACTGGACCAGGAGAGAGATTCTTGATGTGACGACAATGATGAACACTTGGACATTACAAAAGGGTTTTCCACTAGTAACTGTCACAGTAAAAGGAAAGAATGTCCATCTGCATCAAGAGCACTATATGAAGGGATCAGATTCTTCTCCATCAACAGG GTACTTGTGGCATGTTCCATTAACGTACATTACTAGTAAATCTGACACTGTGCAAAGATTTTTGCTGACAACTAAAACAG atgtCCTCATCCTCCCAGAAGAGGTAGAATGGATAAAATTCAATGTGGGAATGAATGGTTATTACATTGTGCACTATGAAGATGATGGATGGGATGCTCTGATTagccttttaaaagaaaaccatACAGCAATTAGCAGCAATGATAGAGCGAGTCTCATTAACAATGTATTCCAGCTTGTGAG taTTGGAAAACTATCAATTTCTAAAGCTCTTGATTTATCTTTGTATTTGAAACATGAATCCCAAATTATGCCTGTATTCCAAGGTATGAATGAGCTGATTCCTATGTACAAGCTCATGGAGAAAAGGGACATGGATGATGTAGAAAATCAGTTAAAG GGGTACATAGTCAATCTGTTTAAAGACCTAATTGACAAACAGTCCTGGAATGATGAGGGCTCAGTGTCTGAGAGAATGCTTCGCAGTTCCCTACTCCTGTTTGCGTGTGCGCGCAAGTACCAGCCGTGTGTGGACAAAGCAGAAGACTATTTTATGAAATGGAAGGAATCCAATGGAACTTTACG TTTGCCCAATGATGTTAAAACTGCAGTATATGCTGTTGGAGCCCAGACAATCGAAGGTTGGGACTTCCTTTTTAGTAAATACAGGCTACCTTGGTTCAACACTGAGAGAAATCAGATTGAAGTTGCTCTCAGTATTAGCAGAAATAAGGACAAACTTCAGTG GATAATGGATCAAAGTTTGCTTGGTGATGTAGTAAAAACCCAGGATCTTCCACATATCCTTGTGTTTGTTGCTAAAAACCCTTCTGGCTATCATCTAGCATGGAAATTTTTGAAGGAAAACTGGAATAAACTTGTACAAAA GTTTGAACTTGGCTCACCTTCTATAGCCCACATGGTAATCGGAGTGACAAATCAATATTCTACAAGGGAACAGCTTGCAGAG GTGAAAGAATTCTTCAATTCTCTGGAGGAAAAAAGTTCACAGCTCCGCTGTGTCCAACAAGCTGTAGAAACCATTGAAGAAAATATACGTTGGATGGACATAAactttgaaaaaatcaaaatatggcTACAAAATAACATGTGA